AAATTCACGAAAGGTAGCTGTATCCGAATGGGTTTGAACGATTTCCCAAGGAAGCAGCGATTTTCTACGAGATAAATCCACTACCGTCACACACAAGAGAGCCATGCTGTTAATACCAACCTTATCACGTGCGATAATGGGTGCGCATGTGCATAACtaaaaatttgatgcgggcggttgatgagaaacaagttatctcattgcagTGGCCTTATGCTCATaagtttacctattatgctatgctgcactgctcaaaaattcacctattatgcttaaattaatgctcaatatttacctattatgctcgattatgctcaatgttcatgccttagttcatatgctttgctactagtttatcactgtatagaaaaaaatgagtggctggagcataaatgataaattcttgctgcatgtaagagaaaagatcgatatactctaataaaacagtcagtttgatgattgttctattagagttactgactgctctattagagtatatcgatcttattttgcaattgtcattttccagcaagaatttatactatcgtacaaatatttaacctcctattatgctggcattatgctcaatgcttttaggtacctattatgctcaaaattatgccagcataatcggcgggtccctacacacatgcatgcagcaCTCTTTACAGAACAAGTGCCAATAAATAGATGCTTATGtgtatctgctgcttgtttAAGTAACCGGTTTGATACTGATATGTAGAAACAAGGCTGATATAGCCAATAACCGATAGCcaatctgattatcggtacacctctttGATGTTTACTTCATTTTTAGTAAATTAAATACACTAGTTTTACCTTTGGTGTTAGTAtttatgactgttctatcagttAGAATTATACCCTTTTGTCCCTTCAAGCATGTGACCCTTTTATTTCTTGAATGTACTCTGTAAACTTGCTTGGTAGTTATAAGTGAATATTTAGCCCTAACTTGATGTACAACAATTGCTAGCATCCACTCATCTCGCCAAATAGAATAGATATGTAAAAGCACTTTCTAACTCAAATCCATTTAAATCACCAAATAGTACGTTCAACAGATTTAATCAAATTTAATCACTGAATGGAATTTAGCAAAACAAATTTTAAATAATATAGTGTTCAGTTCAGCACCGTACTATCAAATTTTACACACCATACAATGAAAAATTAAATTTCAAGTCCTGTGATATGTACACCATCATCACTTCTTAACTACTTTGTACTTGTAAGTGATAACGTAGAAAGGATAAGCCTTATCATTGGAGTATGCTATGTATACTCGACATCCATGAGTGTCTCCAAACACTGTATCATACCTCACGTTACCACCACCACTCTTCAAAGGCGGCATTCGCAGGTTACCATCAGGTCTCATCAATATGCTATCCCCTGTGAGCACTTTAGCTAAAAAGAATTTCTTCAAACCATTGTGACCCTGGTATGCATAAGTATCAGAGTATTCAGCTTTCTCTGCAAAATAGTTTCCCTGGCCCCACATGCCTTGTCGGCTGAACCTCATATCAAACCCTTCCTCTTCATCAGCGTATATCTTATCAGGTGAGGTGTCTCTGGTGCCATGGAATAATTCCTTTTCATTTATGATCCCCTTATTTTTCTCTTTCATTCTTTTGCAATTCAGAAAGTACTTTTCCCACAACCAACGGTTTTGCACACGCTCAATTTTCACCACATTTACCTGTGATAAAGTGGAGAGTACCAATTGTGACACCTTTCGCCACTCATGAGAAGTTGGTCTGACTTCTACAATCTCTACATTTGGTGAATTAGCATCAGTTTCCCACTCCAGAGGGAACTTCACATTACTCTTACAGCCCACACTGAGCAGAATATCCTGCGCAGCAAGTCTAGCCTTTGTAACACCATCTGCAACACCACGAAATGTGACAGTTTTTGTTTGTGAAATATGCTTTGCTTCAACATTGTACTTGTGGCCAAGGCGCTTTATTTTCTCTGCAAGGTAAGAAAGAGAATCTGAGAGAGGAATTTCACAAGATGTTAAACACCTCTCAAAACAATTTTCTACCATTTTGCAGGCTTGATTGAGATTCTGACAAGGACCATTTAATGACAAGCTGGCACTGGTAGATGTCTGCTTCAATAGAGGCTTTCCAGGCACAGCAACACTACCTAGTACACGACGTATTGGTCTTCTCTTCCTAGTAGTAATGTTGATTTGTTCCATGTTTCGAAAATCAATTGCATAACTCCAATTGCCGATCTCTAGTCGCTGTGGTACTTTTGATTCATACATCACTTCTAGCACATCATTATGTTCAGGTGCATAAGGTGTCCAGGAGTTATTGTCATCTTTGTACTGCCAAGTGACAGCACCCAGAGTCTTCCTGTGAACTCTTCGCTGTTTCTGTGTCTTGTTATTAACCTGTACCATGTCAGCAAAGTAGATTGTGTACCCTTGACCTACAATCTGCACCTTGAAAGCCTGGTTAGGTGACACAGAATATGCTCGCGAGAGTGCAGAAGATACCTGGCTGGTATAAGGCTGCAACCTTTTAGCATCATCCTCCCAAAACCATACAATTTTACCTCCTGAAGATGGGAGAAGTTGTGCTACTACTTCTGCAGTAGCTTTGAATTTGTTTTCTTGCAAGCAATCCTTAAAGTAGTCTTGGAAAGCATTTGCAGCATCCCAAGTGAACAGCACAAACCTAATGTGTGATACTGACTTGAGGCAATTGCCAATGAGTAGATCTACTGTAGCTTTAATAGACAACAAAGCACATTCCTCCACTGGACAACCATAAATTCCAGCACTGATGGCAGGAAGGGAAACAGACCTGTAGCCACGTTTGTCACTCTCCACCACACTGGTGGACACAGCTGCATAAAGCTCTTCTTTCTTACTGTGTCCCCCATCTTTCCACATTGGACCAACAGCATGCATCACAACGGAGCAACATAAATTGCCAGCTGGCAGACAAGCAAGATGGCCAGGCTTAACAATACCATTCTGCCTTACATAATCATCACTGTACGCCTGTATAGCAGGGCCACCTGCATCAGATATGGCCTTCGCTAGGCCTCCAATATGCTGCAACTCACTATTGGCAGCATTCACAATTACATCAGTCGTTTCATTTACCAAATTTCCATGGCAAATTTCTATGAAGCAAGGCCTGTCACAGCCTTCTGGCTGAATGTTTGCTTTGCAAAGTGTCACTGTGCTGCTTTGCTGTACATTAAATGTAACAACAATGCACAAGTCTTGTTTTAACTTTGAAACAAGATTCTGAAACTCAAGCATTTTCAGAATGGGCTCATGTAAGGAAGGAATACTAACCTCTTGTGTTCCTAAATGTGATTTAAAGATTCTCAGCAACTGTTCTAGCTGGTTTTTAGCCTTTGCCACATCAGGTACTTTACCAGATACTTCAAGAACTTGATTATTGCGCTTAACTCTCACAGAGCATTGCTTAGAAACTTTAATGATTTCTGACCACTGCTGCTTTTGGTGGATGTAGTGGCTTAAAGCAGGCTCACCAAGCTTGATATTGTCACTTTTAACAGCTTCCCCCTGTATGAAGGCCAGCAAAGCAGCAAAAGCTCCCTCAAAATCATCACTAGATCCGCTTGGAGCAAGCAAAAGCAACTCTGGTTTGTCCCAATCAATTTCTAACTCTACATTGTGGCTCTCTCGCAAAATCAGCTTCTTATTCTTAAGTGCATCTGCCACTGCTTTACATTGGTTCCTACTGACTAGTATTGGCCGTGTCATCATTGTATCCGCAATGCTAATAACATTTTGTTCAACCTGACAAACTTCCAGGAGATCATCCGCAATAATGGTGATCTCTACACTAACCCCTACCTCCTTCGGCTTCTTTGACTTTTGACTCTTCTCTTTCTCATCAAAATCAAACCAGGTAAAGATTACAACATTGCTATTAGCTTCTTCTTGTGCTTTGACTTCTTCCCATTTTCTCTTCCACATCATTGTATATTGATTGTGCCTTTTCTTGACCAGTCGATGATGTAAGCTACTCAGGATCTCATCAATCTTTTGTTTAGCCACTTCAACATGACATTTCTCCCCCTGCAGTGTGATATCAGCTTGTGGGGCATCCCCTGCATTTTCCTTCTTGAAGTCAGCTGATTTGGGGAACAGAATTTTGCAATTATTATTCTGAAGCTTATTACATTTTTCTGTCAGATAATATTTCTGATGCTTAGATACCTTCACTGTCAACTTGACTTCCACATTAGCACTGACATATGCTCCAATCTCATCTTCTGCTGCATTAATTTCAGTGGCAGTAAGACCATGGATGACAGCAGTATTTTTATGGTTCTTATCATGGAGATCCAATCGAACTCTGTGGGTACCCTCAATGTCAAGCACATGTGTTTTCACAGCCTGAGATAAACACTCAAACTCTTTCTTAGGCATCCGGATGTACCTTGTTTCAGGCTTTAAACCCTACAAGTAAAAATGTGACACATATAACCAACTGTGGGATTGGACTTATATAATCTATCTAGAATATTAGTACATACTGATGATGGTTAGCATTGCAGCATTAAAAAAATATGTCTATTATACTATCAAATGTAACATGTATCATGATGTGTAATAATAAGATGTGCTAACTACCACTACAGTAGTACACACTATCTCTTTCATGACTTCACCTTCACAATTCCACAAGCAGTTGCAAAATGGGCATCATATTCAGTCTCAATTCTCTCAATTTCTACACAGAAGATGGTACTCTTCAACTTTGTCAGATCCACTTTAGAAGTTTGCCTTGACAACTTGTCAGTTTTTTGGTAGCAACATCTAACACTAACATCCAGCTGACGCTGATCAAATTCACCCTTAAGGTACTTTTCTGTCTGACCCTTGAAATTTGGGTGGCACTCAAACTCAAATGTTTCACACTTAAATCCCTTCAAGAAGTCACTGTTTTTGATCATTTTCTCTGCCACCTGTATCTTGTCCATTGATCCAGTTAGCCTAACTTCATTATCCAAGCACAAAATTTCCACAGAAGTAGCTTGATGAATGGCATCAAAGAAGATCTTTGCCTGATTAGGGTGTCGAGCAAATGCTGCAGTGAGGTGAGCAATCTTAGCTTTGGAGGCTTGAAGAACAACACAGCACCTCTCAAGGCTTAACTTTGCCTGATTCAGGATACTTTCCACTGTGGCAATACAATCCTTTGAATAACTCTGGATGGTTAGCACAGGCCCAGTGGACTCATGGATGTAAACTTTATGCTGCTCTGATAGAGAACTAAAATCACAAGATGGCTGAGACTTTAGCTTGTGTAATGCATCCATTGTTTCAAAGGTAATGATTCTCTCTTCTGGATGATTAAGGATCTCTACAGCTCTCTGAACAAATGGTTCTCTCCCACAAACCAACAAAACCACTTGTACAGTGTATACAGCCATGTTTTGGGCATAACAGATGGTCCCATCATCACACTTAACACAGAGTACAACAGACAATATTTCTATTGACAGATGCTCAAGTGCTGAAAGAATCAAAGCTTTGTGGCATGGAAGACTGGTTACTGTGTACTGCTTGAGTATTGAGTTAAACCATTCTCTTGCCTCAGACACTGCATTACTACTCCCAGTAAAACGGATTTTTGTGGAATTACAAGAGAATCCTTCCATTAGTGCTCCAAAACTGTTTTGAGTTTGCTCCTTTAATGTAGGGTCAAGTTTAATTAAAGCCATCATCTTTACCCTATAATACAAATTAGTACTTTGCTTATTTACATAAATCTTTCTTCCAGTTGCACTACATACAATAagatagtactgtgtagtaggaaTTCCCATCAACAAATGGTGTCCCCCAAATATACTGCTACCAAAATTCACTAGAAATATTTTGTGCACCAAAAACCTTTATGGAAGAGTTTAAGCATTTCTAATGTCAAATCTGTCAGTAAAAAAAGTAAGAAACTTCTTACACAAGGctaagaattctgtgtaacgttCCACTGCAGTCGGGTGAATGTTGATTGTTGCTGATTGGCGAAGCCTTAAACTTCTTAAACCTGTTAAAAGTGTCACACACACCCTTCAGCTGCAGTACAGGAGAACCATATGCAACAATCGGGCTACACTTTTTGAAATTTAGGGCTTCACCaatcagcagcaatcaacattAATGTAGGTGTACCAGATCCTTTTTTTCCTGacgcccacacaaaagaaaaaagcggcctggctatgcgagactaggGCTTGGTAGGGACCAAATGTCTTCTGTTTGGGATATAGCTGTGTCATAAATTTGACTGATTTTAGCTCATATTCATAAAAATGGGcaggaacatctagaatgttgtccAGTGCTTTTTTTGGGTTATTGGGTGAGGtgctctacaaaatacacttacTTAAAATATGATTCGCTGTACTTCAATTTTCACTAAAACGGAGCTTGACGATTCAAAAACCAACCCACTGAAACTCACATAACAAAGTTGTTTACAAACTCCCAGGCACTTTTTTGGACCTTATTAAGTGGAGCTTTGTAGTGTTCACGTGCCAACACAAGCTGATGCTCTCACTCATGCTATGATTTAGAAACTAGCAGCATTCATTTCCCCAAGAATACGCATCTGATTTCAATAGTATAAtgaccaccatgtaatgtaccattcatggaaacattgaagTGTGCTAAACAGCATCGCTGATGctgctgcccatttttattAAAAACCTGAAAAATTGCAGAAAATTAAAATGCGTGCTATGGAAACAGTAAGGGGAATCACAGTATCATTACCTCACGGTTTTGATGTAGACTTGGGTAGGATTGATCACCGTTAGAGGAAAAACTAtagaggttgattttttcattgccaaccctacctTTTTTTGAGGGCTCGTGATACAACAGACCTATCTATAATGGCAGGAAATCATAGATGCTGCTTCTTTTATTTTAAATGCTCTGGAATGCTATAAAACTCTCCATGAAAATTTCACCCATATACCATATAGTGGTTTTTCAAAGGGGAAAATTTTTGTGATTATTGTGATTTTCGCAAATTGGCAGCTATCCGTAAAAATTTTCACTTTTGAAATCTGCAGCTCAATCATAATGACATTGTttagtttatttttatttatttaataatgctttacagcacaagtgtttaAGCATCAGAAGATCATGAAGGAGCAATTGAAATGGTGGTGACCCACAAATTTTTACCCTAAAAAATAACCTTGAAAATAATCCACTAGCTATATGGTAGCTGCCAAGATTGGCCAGTTATTACCATTTAAAAGATTAAATAACACTTTTATCTATggattttccaaaatcaggcCACATTAACAATCGGTACCCCTATAAGATCTAGCTGTACTTATATAGCATATGGCAATCACACCccttaataatattacttagGGTTTGAGATATTCCAATAAAGTAGTCATCCTAATACTACAGCCATGTACGATTATTGCAATA
The nucleotide sequence above comes from Dysidea avara chromosome 3, odDysAvar1.4, whole genome shotgun sequence. Encoded proteins:
- the LOC136249882 gene encoding uncharacterized protein; the encoded protein is MAVSEKITEEMCPDDVPQLQCSVGPSIMHDPGSFGASNVDDSKIEAEYKIRNSCSMEQLESIEDGDKYDFSDTESTASVDNHTKEKVDSYREDKGESYIEHPVDSSTKGKTKQFQKGKSHVFVGNLPRNASRAEILEHFSKFRESIMHNPMIIRRKIGTQARLTFSSPAAASDAIESLNQSMFKRSSCISVEPWSNSKNKQKHKVIKAIMSSKQSECDGGPSETTEKATVYVYNLPSSVTNNDVRTHFREFGPHIHKLQVIKDSTVEESKEYARILFTSLKAAQTAVVKLHKSCMPQSQERHITVKIRKEKSDKQSMETESAPEQKELQKASPKEMYPPSSNVQGEHHNGDDAKGVESLESATCVINHTETKMKVSTNDTNTLGNENKQVSLPADIRPTSTCDQSNCVAGVETAEKINVFVHNLPSTVTDDDVRMHFIEFEQHLHKVVVIKDSKAEESKQFALVKFTSLEAAQTAVAKLHNSCMPQFQEKNLSMKIEQGKQPQSPSKECVSKPSQQKKQEKSACEEYIQEENIVKYMECGEDISDSESTISSVSNSEDKTTYVFVGNLPPNAKENDVLEHFSKFRNSIIGNAVLIKYESETHAQLKFRSLATALNAIKLLNLSVFQNLSTISVKLWSSEKNNHQKHTSISIDGELSSAYKSEAKTSVAEAAGNKTEVRVYNLPSSVTNNSLRSYFKEFRSHIHRVQVTKDPTTRGPKGFAVVIFTSLEAAQTAVAKLHNSRMQQSEKPLNMKVWKVKSGKHPMSSEPDMEKQPVQKKRVESPSPKEIKISHPRTSTEVRDPTEQLIGVRVMNVNVSITGDQLIHFLNMYGTVRQYTIMCAPEGKQMYKAVAYFGSKEEADNVIAKLNDEKLAGKHIHIRPLNESTSPLANIPANSLDTYGIHVSEIPKALCKSKLNLAFAKFGNIASIFFKPDDNTAYISYYRLEDAQGALDMNNQEVHGSKLKVSMASTPCIFDDSTLLLSSIPLSPSKPKGTTVSASFTVQIKHLSPVTTIGNLSRIVEVYGALTSRLHVINGNPRYAFVSYATLEAANAAISCLHNQPMDGSRLKVKLKSTSYHRVATPSPPSVPLPTTALSVPSPCSTMKNVVMSTRLYQFLNKQMELKLREFRSFGGSVSWQNNTLQVIAPSVSILNRFEKDVLWQINEHQIVLTSEDWNKLMLMRPDKTSLFHQLVHLFPSDDVYVEPDISSLIMYVVGLKKAVQDLVAAFGAELSKEVIVEQVKMMALIKLDPTLKEQTQNSFGALMEGFSCNSTKIRFTGSSNAVSEAREWFNSILKQYTVTSLPCHKALILSALEHLSIEILSVVLCVKCDDGTICYAQNMAVYTVQVVLLVCGREPFVQRAVEILNHPEERIITFETMDALHKLKSQPSCDFSSLSEQHKVYIHESTGPVLTIQSYSKDCIATVESILNQAKLSLERCCVVLQASKAKIAHLTAAFARHPNQAKIFFDAIHQATSVEILCLDNEVRLTGSMDKIQVAEKMIKNSDFLKGFKCETFEFECHPNFKGQTEKYLKGEFDQRQLDVSVRCCYQKTDKLSRQTSKVDLTKLKSTIFCVEIERIETEYDAHFATACGIVKGLKPETRYIRMPKKEFECLSQAVKTHVLDIEGTHRVRLDLHDKNHKNTAVIHGLTATEINAAEDEIGAYVSANVEVKLTVKVSKHQKYYLTEKCNKLQNNNCKILFPKSADFKKENAGDAPQADITLQGEKCHVEVAKQKIDEILSSLHHRLVKKRHNQYTMMWKRKWEEVKAQEEANSNVVIFTWFDFDEKEKSQKSKKPKEVGVSVEITIIADDLLEVCQVEQNVISIADTMMTRPILVSRNQCKAVADALKNKKLILRESHNVELEIDWDKPELLLLAPSGSSDDFEGAFAALLAFIQGEAVKSDNIKLGEPALSHYIHQKQQWSEIIKVSKQCSVRVKRNNQVLEVSGKVPDVAKAKNQLEQLLRIFKSHLGTQEVSIPSLHEPILKMLEFQNLVSKLKQDLCIVVTFNVQQSSTVTLCKANIQPEGCDRPCFIEICHGNLVNETTDVIVNAANSELQHIGGLAKAISDAGGPAIQAYSDDYVRQNGIVKPGHLACLPAGNLCCSVVMHAVGPMWKDGGHSKKEELYAAVSTSVVESDKRGYRSVSLPAISAGIYGCPVEECALLSIKATVDLLIGNCLKSVSHIRFVLFTWDAANAFQDYFKDCLQENKFKATAEVVAQLLPSSGGKIVWFWEDDAKRLQPYTSQVSSALSRAYSVSPNQAFKVQIVGQGYTIYFADMVQVNNKTQKQRRVHRKTLGAVTWQYKDDNNSWTPYAPEHNDVLEVMYESKVPQRLEIGNWSYAIDFRNMEQINITTRKRRPIRRVLGSVAVPGKPLLKQTSTSASLSLNGPCQNLNQACKMVENCFERCLTSCEIPLSDSLSYLAEKIKRLGHKYNVEAKHISQTKTVTFRGVADGVTKARLAAQDILLSVGCKSNVKFPLEWETDANSPNVEIVEVRPTSHEWRKVSQLVLSTLSQVNVVKIERVQNRWLWEKYFLNCKRMKEKNKGIINEKELFHGTRDTSPDKIYADEEEGFDMRFSRQGMWGQGNYFAEKAEYSDTYAYQGHNGLKKFFLAKVLTGDSILMRPDGNLRMPPLKSGGGNVRYDTVFGDTHGCRVYIAYSNDKAYPFYVITYKYKVVKK